In Phyllobacterium zundukense, one DNA window encodes the following:
- a CDS encoding amino acid ABC transporter permease produces the protein MTAITQVSSADDQQQYAIAHLKLVPKRHIGRMIAAAIVLALLAALVRAFSVGQIEWSYVAQFLFAPAILAGLYNTLVMTVAAMAVGIVLGVVIAIMRISGNPVLSSIAVGYVWVFRGAPALLQLMLWFNLALIFPTMGIPGLFEFRTVDIMTPFVAAVLGLGISQGAYTSEVVRSGLLSVDSGQYEAARTIGMTQMKMLRRIVLPQAMRVMVPPIGNEVIGMVKLTSLASVIQYSEILHNAQIIYFANTRVLELLLVASFWYLFVVSVLSVGQHYIERYFGRGTKSLRSAM, from the coding sequence ATGACGGCAATCACACAAGTTTCATCCGCCGACGATCAGCAGCAATATGCGATCGCGCATCTGAAGCTCGTCCCCAAGCGGCATATCGGAAGGATGATTGCAGCGGCCATCGTGCTTGCCTTGCTTGCGGCGCTGGTCCGAGCATTCTCCGTGGGGCAGATCGAGTGGAGCTACGTCGCCCAGTTTCTGTTCGCGCCTGCCATATTGGCCGGTCTCTACAATACGCTTGTCATGACGGTCGCCGCCATGGCGGTTGGCATCGTCCTGGGTGTGGTCATCGCGATTATGCGGATTTCCGGCAATCCGGTCCTGTCATCCATCGCCGTCGGGTATGTCTGGGTCTTCCGCGGTGCGCCAGCCCTGCTGCAGCTCATGCTGTGGTTCAACCTGGCCCTCATTTTCCCCACTATGGGCATTCCGGGTCTCTTCGAATTCAGGACCGTCGACATCATGACGCCATTCGTGGCCGCCGTACTCGGTCTCGGCATCTCACAGGGGGCTTATACATCCGAAGTGGTACGAAGCGGCCTGCTGTCTGTCGATAGCGGCCAATACGAGGCGGCCCGTACAATTGGCATGACGCAGATGAAGATGTTGCGCCGCATCGTTCTTCCCCAGGCAATGCGTGTCATGGTCCCTCCCATCGGCAACGAAGTGATCGGCATGGTGAAGCTCACCTCGCTTGCCAGCGTCATTCAGTATTCGGAAATCCTGCATAACGCCCAGATCATCTACTTCGCGAACACGCGTGTGCTCGAACTGCTGCTGGTGGCAAGCTTCTGGTACCTGTTCGTGGTGTCGGTCCTGTCGGTCGGCCAGCACTACATCGAACGCTATTTCGGACGCGGTACCAAATCGCTCCGGTCAGCGATGTGA
- a CDS encoding carboxypeptidase M32, giving the protein MSFQQLDDLGRKLETLEHALAILGADEATHMAVGGGTKRAEAMSGLAGMLHRQSTAPIIADWIAAAESEDLNDDQRIAVAEFRRHYTNLTCLPAEFVERLTRERLRCEQLWRDLRPKNDWVGFKPALEGIVTLAREESALRAEVLGLDPYDAMIEQHDPGSRAADIAPVFDELKTFLRDFVPHVLAVQEERLAKRPLKQLSGTYPIEKQRDLGLAVMGAIGFDFTHGSLSISHHPFCGGVPSDVRITTRYKTSDFLSALMGVLHETGHALYEQNLPHDWGHWPLGKPRGIAVHESQSLFVEKQLGRNPAFWCWALPMVEKHLGESWSIDDILPHVHRVERGLIRVDADEVTYPLHVILRFELEQDFIAGRLEVTDLPEAWDAKMRDYLGLSTLDNPADGPMQDPHWASAAFGYFPSYTLGAMMAAQQWAAFEKMHPAANDEIAKGKFDAVNAWRCENIWSQASRYTTPDLLERATGEKLKASYFINHLKVRYGV; this is encoded by the coding sequence ATGTCCTTCCAGCAACTCGACGATCTTGGCCGCAAGCTCGAAACGCTGGAGCATGCCCTGGCGATCCTCGGTGCCGACGAGGCGACACATATGGCGGTGGGCGGCGGCACCAAACGCGCCGAGGCAATGTCTGGCTTGGCGGGCATGCTGCACCGCCAATCCACTGCGCCGATAATCGCCGACTGGATCGCTGCGGCCGAATCTGAGGATTTGAACGACGACCAGCGCATTGCCGTCGCGGAGTTCCGTCGCCACTACACCAATCTCACCTGTCTGCCCGCTGAGTTCGTTGAGCGCCTGACGCGCGAGCGGCTGCGTTGCGAGCAACTTTGGCGCGACCTGCGACCCAAGAACGACTGGGTGGGTTTCAAGCCCGCGCTGGAAGGCATCGTAACGCTGGCGCGCGAAGAGTCTGCGTTGCGCGCTGAAGTACTCGGCCTCGACCCTTATGACGCGATGATAGAACAACATGATCCCGGCAGCCGTGCTGCAGACATTGCCCCTGTCTTCGACGAACTCAAGACGTTTCTGAGAGATTTCGTGCCGCACGTTCTGGCTGTGCAGGAGGAGCGGCTCGCCAAACGCCCGCTGAAACAATTGTCCGGGACGTATCCGATCGAAAAACAGCGCGACCTCGGACTCGCGGTGATGGGCGCGATCGGTTTCGACTTCACCCACGGCAGCCTGTCGATATCACATCATCCGTTCTGCGGCGGCGTGCCAAGCGATGTGCGCATTACGACACGCTACAAAACCTCTGATTTCCTCTCGGCGTTGATGGGCGTCCTGCACGAGACGGGGCACGCTCTTTACGAGCAGAACCTGCCACATGACTGGGGCCACTGGCCGCTCGGCAAACCGCGAGGCATTGCCGTACACGAAAGCCAAAGCCTGTTCGTTGAAAAACAGCTTGGCCGCAATCCGGCCTTCTGGTGCTGGGCGCTGCCGATGGTGGAAAAACACCTCGGCGAGAGCTGGTCGATCGACGATATCCTGCCACACGTGCACCGTGTAGAGCGCGGCCTGATCCGAGTCGACGCTGATGAGGTAACCTATCCGCTGCACGTCATCCTTCGTTTTGAACTGGAGCAGGATTTCATCGCCGGCCGGCTTGAAGTGACCGATCTACCGGAAGCGTGGGACGCCAAGATGCGCGACTATCTCGGACTGTCCACACTCGACAATCCCGCCGACGGTCCCATGCAAGACCCGCACTGGGCAAGTGCGGCATTCGGATATTTCCCATCCTATACGCTCGGCGCAATGATGGCGGCGCAGCAATGGGCGGCATTTGAAAAAATGCATCCGGCTGCAAATGATGAGATTGCCAAGGGCAAGTTCGACGCTGTCAACGCTTGGCGATGCGAGAATATCTGGTCGCAAGCTTCTCGATATACGACACCGGACTTGCTTGAGCGTGCAACCGGTGAAAAACTCAAGGCCTCATACTTCATCAATCACCTCAAAGTCCGGTATGGGGTCTGA
- a CDS encoding polysaccharide deacetylase family protein, with amino-acid sequence MTYDLSPRPLNPAFKTPPIIWPNGAKSALFIGFDVDAETAWIGNNPSNVDRMVTTSHGGYDARVGITKILQLMEELALKATFFVPGWTALAHPAVCEPILKAGHEIGHHGYLHKMPDREKMDESFEEIDRGFEALEKALGVRPIGYRAPSGENFPELLAYLAKAGIRYSSSFRDDILPYRHQLADGKPGVVEIPVNFAFDDWNFGMSSRTSPRALFGREAVLPLWVDEFEATHAWGGVTTLVLHPQVSGRPMRWHILRDFLRHVQAKGDVWIATGAEITEHFEQLERDMGA; translated from the coding sequence ATGACCTACGATCTTTCTCCACGGCCGCTCAATCCAGCGTTCAAGACACCGCCGATAATATGGCCGAACGGTGCGAAAAGTGCCCTCTTCATCGGCTTCGATGTCGATGCAGAAACGGCATGGATCGGCAACAATCCGTCGAATGTGGATCGTATGGTCACCACATCGCATGGCGGCTACGACGCCCGTGTCGGGATTACTAAAATACTGCAACTCATGGAGGAACTGGCCCTTAAGGCCACATTCTTCGTTCCGGGCTGGACGGCCCTTGCGCATCCGGCCGTGTGCGAGCCGATTCTGAAGGCAGGTCACGAGATCGGCCATCACGGCTATCTGCACAAGATGCCCGACCGCGAGAAAATGGACGAATCCTTCGAGGAGATAGATCGTGGATTCGAGGCGCTGGAGAAAGCGCTGGGCGTGAGGCCAATTGGCTATCGGGCACCATCAGGGGAAAATTTCCCCGAGCTTCTCGCTTATCTGGCGAAGGCCGGCATTCGCTATTCGAGCTCGTTCCGTGACGACATACTGCCCTATCGCCACCAGCTCGCGGACGGCAAGCCAGGCGTCGTTGAAATCCCAGTCAATTTTGCCTTCGACGACTGGAACTTCGGAATGTCGAGCCGAACCAGCCCACGCGCGCTTTTCGGGCGCGAGGCGGTTCTTCCGCTATGGGTCGACGAATTTGAGGCAACGCATGCATGGGGCGGCGTAACCACGCTGGTGCTACATCCCCAAGTCTCAGGACGGCCAATGCGCTGGCATATCCTCCGGGATTTTCTGCGGCACGTTCAGGCGAAGGGCGACGTCTGGATCGCGACTGGCGCTGAAATCACCGAGCATTTCGAGCAACTGGAACGTGACATGGGCGCCTGA
- a CDS encoding ABC transporter substrate-binding protein, which produces MKKHLALLTLACLAATAVNAEGLPEKVKTAGKVIVANQPNYPPMEYKDPATNTLTGVDIDLGLALAKQLGTTVEWADIGFEQMISSLTTGRVDLIHSGMSDLPKRRDTLDFVDYMKSGAQFYTSFARKDEFKTLTDFCGKTIGMSRRTSFPDETAKWSATNCEAAGKPAIVVVGTEGSADARAQLKQGRLDAAVQGSETLPYLLTLEKDTYAVVGEPFTAVYQGIAFAKKDTELRDAYASALQALMASGEYKTIFAKYGLEGTLLDGIYINGEAVK; this is translated from the coding sequence ATGAAGAAGCATCTCGCACTGCTCACGCTCGCCTGCCTTGCGGCGACCGCCGTCAACGCTGAGGGACTCCCTGAGAAGGTAAAGACGGCCGGCAAGGTGATCGTTGCCAATCAGCCGAACTATCCTCCGATGGAATACAAGGATCCGGCCACCAACACGCTCACCGGCGTCGATATCGATCTCGGCCTTGCACTCGCCAAGCAGCTCGGAACAACAGTCGAATGGGCCGACATCGGCTTCGAACAGATGATCTCATCGCTCACGACAGGCCGCGTCGACCTGATCCATAGCGGCATGAGCGATCTGCCAAAGCGCCGCGATACGCTCGATTTCGTCGACTACATGAAATCAGGTGCCCAGTTTTACACCTCCTTCGCCCGCAAGGACGAATTCAAGACGCTCACCGATTTCTGCGGCAAGACGATCGGCATGAGCCGCCGCACCTCATTCCCCGATGAAACGGCCAAGTGGAGCGCGACGAACTGCGAGGCTGCAGGCAAGCCCGCGATCGTCGTGGTGGGAACAGAAGGTTCGGCGGATGCCCGTGCCCAGCTCAAGCAGGGTCGCCTCGACGCTGCAGTCCAGGGTTCCGAAACGCTTCCCTACCTGCTGACGCTGGAAAAGGACACATACGCCGTCGTCGGCGAACCCTTCACCGCGGTTTATCAGGGTATCGCGTTCGCAAAGAAGGACACGGAGTTGCGCGATGCCTATGCTTCCGCATTGCAAGCGCTGATGGCATCCGGCGAATACAAGACGATCTTCGCCAAGTATGGCCTCGAGGGTACGTTGTTGGATGGCATCTATATCAACGGTGAAGCTGTAAAGTAA
- the argH gene encoding argininosuccinate lyase — MNEPTKLWGGRFKAGPSEALLALSRAPKSYFRLYAEDIAGSRAHASELQRAGVLDDAEFSAIRQALDAVEWDVANGQEVPTDGDEDVHTFLERLLISRLGTLGGKLRAGRSRNDQTSNNTRLYLRRMVREITAGVIAVEEAIVDQASRHINTVMPGFTHLQPAQPIILGHHLMAHAQALLRDIERFRDWDRRFDRSPLGAAALAGSAIARRPDLSATELGYSGACENSIDAVASRDHVAEFLFICALVSVNLSRLAEEICIWSSKQFSWVALHDSYSTGSSIMPQKKNPDIAELTRGMSGSLIGNITGFLATMKGLPLAYNRDLAEDKRAMFESIDILDVVLPAFAGMVATLDFDVARLREEAPRGFTLATEVADWLVGQNIPFAEAHEITGAVVQYCEDRGHDLSGLTANDLAAIDARLKPDMLQAIELDRAVASRTGYGATAPIRVREQIERFSLALADSRAFATKPLAGDEDGAGRRAKEVKV; from the coding sequence ATGAACGAACCAACGAAACTATGGGGCGGGCGCTTCAAGGCTGGACCATCCGAAGCGCTGCTGGCGCTGTCTCGTGCCCCGAAATCGTATTTTCGTCTTTATGCGGAAGACATCGCCGGTTCCCGTGCCCATGCCTCTGAATTGCAGCGCGCCGGCGTTCTCGATGACGCAGAATTCTCCGCTATTCGCCAGGCTCTGGATGCCGTCGAGTGGGATGTTGCCAATGGGCAAGAAGTACCGACCGATGGCGATGAGGATGTGCATACGTTTCTCGAGCGATTGCTGATTTCCCGCCTGGGCACGCTCGGCGGCAAGCTGCGTGCCGGCCGTTCGCGCAATGACCAGACATCAAACAACACGCGTCTTTATCTGCGCCGCATGGTTCGCGAGATTACCGCGGGGGTCATTGCGGTGGAAGAAGCCATCGTCGATCAGGCCTCCCGGCACATTAATACGGTGATGCCGGGCTTTACTCACCTTCAACCTGCGCAGCCAATTATTCTTGGTCACCATCTTATGGCGCATGCCCAGGCATTGCTGCGCGATATCGAGCGCTTCCGCGACTGGGACCGCCGTTTTGACCGGTCTCCGCTGGGCGCCGCCGCACTTGCCGGTTCTGCTATTGCCCGCCGACCTGATCTGTCGGCAACCGAGCTTGGTTATTCCGGCGCTTGCGAAAACTCCATCGATGCGGTCGCGAGCCGCGATCACGTGGCGGAATTCCTCTTTATTTGCGCCCTGGTCTCGGTCAATCTCTCCCGCCTAGCCGAGGAAATCTGCATCTGGAGTTCCAAGCAATTCAGCTGGGTGGCGCTGCACGACTCCTATTCCACAGGGTCGTCGATCATGCCGCAAAAAAAGAACCCGGATATTGCAGAATTGACACGTGGCATGTCTGGCAGTCTGATCGGCAACATCACCGGCTTTCTTGCGACCATGAAAGGATTGCCGCTCGCCTATAACCGCGATTTGGCTGAAGATAAGCGGGCCATGTTTGAAAGCATCGATATTCTCGATGTCGTGCTCCCGGCTTTCGCCGGAATGGTGGCGACGCTTGATTTCGACGTAGCCCGGCTGCGCGAGGAGGCGCCGCGCGGTTTCACCCTTGCGACGGAAGTTGCCGACTGGCTTGTCGGCCAGAATATTCCCTTCGCTGAAGCCCATGAAATCACCGGAGCCGTCGTGCAATATTGCGAAGACCGCGGGCATGATCTGTCAGGTCTCACGGCAAACGACTTGGCTGCGATCGATGCTCGGTTGAAACCCGACATGCTGCAGGCAATCGAGCTCGATCGGGCGGTGGCAAGCCGCACCGGCTACGGTGCTACCGCACCCATCCGGGTTCGCGAGCAGATCGAACGATTCAGCTTGGCGCTCGCCGACAGCCGCGCCTTCGCAACGAAGCCCCTAGCCGGTGACGAGGACGGCGCAGGCCGGCGAGCCAAAGAGGTCAAGGTATGA
- a CDS encoding MmgE/PrpD family protein yields the protein MNIATSRAKPVERLAAFVADLRFEDIPTDVVAKAKIHIADTLGAALAGARSAEFGLARKIAGQDGKTRLWGTQAFASARDAALINGVAAHAFELDDAGGCDHSGAVVMPAVLAAVSASEHAVSGKHLIASVVAGYDVGRRVLEAAGGYDSHNSLGWHSTGTCGTMAAAAAVANLQGLSRQGCVDAITLATSFSSGLWGFIHDGSQAKKIHAGRAAEGGLLAATLAAEGFAGPSKVFDDVWGGFFRSFNKSSGEPEKLSEALGESWKVNRAVLKPYASCRGAHSAVDALEDILQETQQEPENIISMHLHLSEMLMGMCGHKGSNSMAGTQMSLPYALAARCVFGTAGLDAYTSQCRSDPRVGAFMQRMQLEIDRAMQPLDEPVLTLIFSDGTRTSRMVPRATGSAERPMQREAIDAKFRQLGGMALEDDRVSNLLNVLDTLEQFDDCRRFETLLAGDADNRPTFR from the coding sequence ATGAACATCGCCACGTCCCGCGCAAAGCCAGTCGAAAGGCTAGCAGCCTTTGTTGCAGATCTTCGTTTTGAAGACATTCCAACGGATGTTGTCGCCAAGGCGAAAATCCATATCGCCGATACACTTGGTGCCGCGCTTGCCGGTGCGCGCTCAGCGGAGTTCGGCCTGGCACGCAAGATTGCCGGCCAGGATGGCAAGACGCGTCTCTGGGGCACGCAAGCCTTCGCATCTGCCCGAGACGCGGCACTTATAAACGGAGTTGCCGCCCATGCGTTCGAGCTCGACGATGCCGGTGGGTGCGACCATTCCGGAGCCGTGGTCATGCCCGCGGTTCTGGCCGCCGTGTCCGCGTCGGAACATGCGGTCAGTGGAAAACACCTGATCGCGAGCGTCGTCGCGGGATACGATGTCGGGCGGCGTGTACTTGAAGCTGCGGGCGGCTATGACAGCCACAACAGCCTCGGTTGGCATTCGACAGGTACCTGCGGAACAATGGCAGCAGCAGCGGCCGTGGCGAATCTGCAAGGTTTGTCGCGGCAAGGCTGCGTCGATGCGATCACGTTGGCAACGAGTTTTTCATCCGGATTGTGGGGATTTATCCACGACGGCTCGCAAGCCAAAAAAATTCACGCCGGGCGTGCCGCCGAGGGGGGATTGTTGGCAGCCACGCTTGCTGCTGAAGGATTTGCCGGCCCCTCGAAGGTGTTCGACGATGTATGGGGCGGTTTCTTCCGTTCTTTCAACAAATCATCAGGTGAACCGGAAAAACTCTCGGAGGCGCTCGGGGAGAGCTGGAAAGTCAATCGCGCCGTTCTGAAGCCCTACGCTTCCTGTCGCGGTGCCCATTCGGCAGTCGATGCGCTCGAAGATATTCTTCAAGAAACTCAACAAGAGCCCGAGAACATTATATCCATGCATTTGCATCTCAGCGAAATGCTGATGGGCATGTGTGGACACAAAGGCAGTAACTCCATGGCGGGCACGCAGATGAGCCTGCCCTATGCCCTCGCTGCACGCTGCGTTTTCGGCACGGCTGGTCTCGATGCCTACACCTCGCAGTGCAGATCGGATCCGCGCGTCGGTGCATTCATGCAACGGATGCAGCTCGAAATCGACAGGGCCATGCAACCGCTCGACGAGCCGGTTCTGACACTGATATTTTCCGACGGAACGCGCACCTCACGCATGGTACCGCGAGCGACCGGATCTGCCGAACGACCGATGCAGCGCGAAGCGATCGATGCCAAATTCCGGCAACTTGGCGGTATGGCCCTTGAGGATGATCGGGTGTCAAATCTCTTGAATGTGCTCGACACGCTCGAACAGTTCGATGATTGCCGCCGGTTCGAGACACTGCTTGCAGGTGACGCAGACAATCGGCCAACCTTCCGCTGA
- a CDS encoding adenylate/guanylate cyclase domain-containing protein, with amino-acid sequence MLPVSNATSASPREGVWPAQRREILDWLVIETRNERFIDNILVEMSKRLLDAGVPVARATLHFRTNHPQWLGARILWRKGLSEAEIRTFDYGIEESIQYLNSPISEINNGAQVVRQRLEAPNEGGPLYPMYDELRGEGYTDYIAWPLNHTLDKRHVVTFSSDSPGGFSDDHIAFLADLLPALALVSEIRLKNRLARTLLETYVGPHASEQILAGATTRGSGVTVGAAILICDLRNFTAISDLWPRDDVIELLNGYFDAMSEPIEKHGGEILKFMGDGLLAIFPLSNPDACTNLLQAISEAQTAMAALNDENIRGGHDSLGYGIGVHVGDVMYGNIGSRKRLDFTVIGPAVNVASRLESLTKETKRPVLLSKVFAEMAGCESRLENLGSFPLRGVGEPIDVYAFSGDCAPAHQSESA; translated from the coding sequence ATGCTACCGGTATCGAACGCAACCTCTGCTTCGCCACGTGAAGGCGTCTGGCCAGCCCAGAGACGAGAAATTCTTGACTGGCTGGTGATCGAGACGCGGAATGAACGATTCATCGACAACATCCTGGTCGAGATGTCCAAGAGGTTGTTGGATGCCGGTGTACCAGTTGCCCGGGCGACACTCCATTTCAGAACCAATCATCCTCAATGGCTCGGGGCCCGGATTCTATGGCGGAAGGGATTGTCGGAGGCGGAAATCCGCACCTTCGACTACGGTATCGAAGAATCCATACAATATTTGAACAGTCCGATAAGCGAGATCAACAATGGAGCACAGGTCGTTCGGCAACGTCTCGAAGCACCTAATGAAGGTGGCCCCCTGTATCCGATGTATGATGAGTTGCGCGGTGAGGGTTATACCGACTACATCGCTTGGCCGCTCAATCATACGCTCGACAAACGGCATGTCGTGACCTTCTCGAGTGACAGTCCCGGCGGCTTCAGCGACGACCACATCGCATTTCTTGCAGACCTCCTCCCGGCCCTCGCCCTTGTCAGCGAGATCAGATTGAAGAACCGCCTCGCCCGCACGCTTTTGGAAACCTATGTCGGTCCGCATGCGAGCGAGCAGATCCTCGCCGGCGCGACAACCCGCGGGAGCGGAGTGACGGTCGGCGCTGCGATCCTGATCTGTGACCTTCGCAACTTCACGGCAATATCGGACCTCTGGCCCCGGGATGATGTCATTGAACTGTTGAACGGCTATTTTGACGCGATGTCAGAGCCAATCGAGAAGCATGGCGGGGAAATTCTCAAATTCATGGGGGATGGACTTCTGGCGATCTTCCCGCTGAGTAACCCAGATGCATGCACCAATCTTCTCCAGGCGATCAGCGAAGCACAAACCGCAATGGCCGCACTGAACGATGAAAACATCCGAGGAGGACACGACTCGCTTGGCTATGGCATTGGGGTCCACGTTGGCGACGTGATGTACGGCAATATCGGTTCCCGCAAGCGTCTCGACTTCACGGTGATTGGACCGGCGGTCAATGTTGCGTCGCGACTTGAAAGCTTGACCAAGGAGACCAAGCGTCCCGTCCTCCTGTCCAAAGTGTTCGCAGAGATGGCAGGTTGCGAATCCAGGCTGGAGAATCTCGGTTCGTTCCCGCTGAGAGGTGTCGGTGAACCAATCGACGTGTACGCGTTTTCTGGCGACTGTGCTCCTGCACACCAAAGCGAAAGCGCTTGA
- a CDS encoding LysR substrate-binding domain-containing protein produces MITGRPRLPSTTALQVLLAIAERGSTSAAAESTSLSQSAVSKQLIALEALIGSPAFTRTARGMLPTKAGLIYIEHARTALKAMEDASLQVARLRPDPRILRLQVPPIFGDRWLLPRFADFAEKHPEIDVQFTTFVSSTQSEEPDGIFRFVRAPLAGEETAYLFGRDVVIVSAASYWDKIGMPENIEALASGVMLEHPQTMLHWQDFAVANGCPDLVPRHTIRFGYYTMVIRAALAGQGMALIPRRLILDDLQSKRLLNPHGYSYRSDWGYWFATPQDIPLSYSMKMFKGWLMSEAEEGPSDPSAP; encoded by the coding sequence ATGATAACAGGTCGGCCCAGACTGCCTTCCACAACGGCGCTTCAAGTTCTTTTGGCCATCGCGGAGCGTGGTTCCACGAGCGCTGCTGCCGAGAGTACGTCGCTTTCGCAAAGCGCGGTCAGCAAGCAGTTGATCGCTTTGGAAGCCCTGATAGGGAGCCCCGCCTTTACCCGCACGGCGCGCGGGATGCTGCCGACGAAAGCTGGTCTTATTTATATCGAACATGCCAGGACTGCCCTGAAGGCGATGGAAGATGCGTCGCTTCAGGTTGCAAGGCTGAGACCAGACCCGCGTATCTTGCGACTGCAGGTTCCTCCCATTTTCGGCGATCGCTGGCTTTTGCCGCGTTTTGCCGACTTCGCTGAAAAGCACCCCGAAATAGACGTGCAGTTCACGACTTTCGTCTCATCGACGCAGTCGGAAGAGCCGGATGGCATATTCCGGTTTGTCCGGGCTCCGCTCGCCGGTGAGGAAACGGCGTATTTGTTTGGACGCGACGTGGTGATCGTCAGTGCCGCATCCTACTGGGACAAGATCGGCATGCCGGAAAATATCGAAGCGTTGGCGAGCGGGGTAATGCTCGAGCATCCCCAGACGATGCTGCATTGGCAGGATTTCGCTGTCGCAAACGGTTGCCCGGATCTCGTGCCGAGGCACACGATCCGGTTTGGCTACTATACAATGGTCATTCGCGCGGCTCTTGCCGGGCAGGGGATGGCGCTGATCCCGCGCAGACTCATACTCGATGACCTCCAATCGAAGCGACTGCTAAACCCGCACGGCTACTCTTACCGGAGCGATTGGGGATACTGGTTTGCGACACCTCAGGATATTCCGCTTAGCTATTCGATGAAGATGTTCAAAGGCTGGCTTATGAGCGAGGCCGAAGAAGGACCATCCGATCCATCGGCGCCCTAA
- a CDS encoding amino acid ABC transporter ATP-binding protein yields the protein MSKNILVKAIDVTKNYGQFCALDKVSLEVARGEVCCIIGPSGSGKSTFLRCINLLERMDGGGIWVNDELVGYRREGNNLYQISDAQISYQRRRIGMVFQRFNLFPHMTALENVIEGPVHVLGEPVKEAQERGKAMLERVGLADKANHYPSELSGGQQQRVAIARAMGMRPDLILFDEPTSALDPELVSEVLDVMKDLAASGMTMIVVTHELGFARNVANTVAFMEAGKIVETGLASEVLSDPKSARTAEFIKAVHS from the coding sequence ATGAGCAAGAACATTCTCGTCAAGGCAATCGACGTCACCAAGAATTACGGCCAGTTCTGCGCGCTCGACAAGGTCAGTCTTGAGGTCGCCCGTGGGGAGGTATGCTGCATAATCGGCCCGTCCGGTTCCGGCAAGAGCACTTTCCTGCGTTGCATCAATCTGCTCGAGCGGATGGATGGCGGCGGCATCTGGGTCAACGACGAACTGGTGGGGTATCGCCGTGAGGGCAACAACCTCTACCAGATCAGCGATGCACAAATTTCGTACCAGCGGCGACGCATTGGCATGGTGTTTCAGCGGTTCAACCTTTTCCCGCATATGACCGCGCTTGAAAACGTCATCGAAGGTCCGGTGCATGTTCTCGGCGAGCCGGTCAAGGAAGCCCAGGAGCGGGGCAAGGCCATGCTGGAGCGGGTCGGACTGGCGGACAAGGCCAATCATTACCCTTCCGAGCTCTCCGGTGGTCAGCAGCAGCGCGTCGCGATTGCGCGCGCCATGGGAATGCGCCCGGATCTCATCCTGTTTGACGAACCGACATCGGCACTCGATCCGGAGTTGGTCTCGGAAGTCCTCGACGTGATGAAGGATCTTGCAGCATCGGGCATGACGATGATCGTCGTGACGCATGAGCTGGGGTTTGCACGCAATGTCGCCAATACGGTCGCCTTCATGGAGGCCGGGAAGATCGTCGAAACTGGATTGGCATCGGAAGTTCTCAGCGATCCGAAAAGTGCCAGGACGGCAGAGTTCATCAAGGCCGTTCATAGCTGA